The following coding sequences are from one Shewanella violacea DSS12 window:
- the ettA gene encoding energy-dependent translational throttle protein EttA codes for MAQFVYSMLRVGKIVPPKKQILKDISLSFFPGAKIGVLGLNGSGKSTLLRIMAGIDTDIEGEARPMQDLKIGYLPQEPKLDESQTVREAIEEAVSEAKNALTRLDEVYALYAEPDADFDALAKEQGQLEAIIESQDAHNLENILERAANALRLPDWDQKIAVLSGGERRRVAICRLLLEKPDMLLLDEPTNHLDAESVAWLERFLKDYTGTVVAITHDRYFLDNAAGWILELDRGEGIPWEGNYSSWLEQKDARLKLESATQSARQKTIAKELEWVRQGAKGRQSKGKARMARFEELNTSDYQKRNETNELFIPPGPRLGDKVIEVNNLTKSYGDRVLIDNLSFSVPKGAIVGIIGANGAGKSTLFKMITGEEQPDSGTVEIGESVQLASVDQFRDSMDDKKTVWQEISGGQDIMRINNTEVPSRAYVGRFNFRGGDQQKIIGTLSGGERNRVHLAKLIQSGGNVLLLDEPTNDLDVETLRALEEAILEFPGCAMVISHDRWFLDRVATHILDYRDEGQVNFYEGNYTEYTTWLKETMGTDAIEPHRLKYKRMSK; via the coding sequence ATGGCTCAGTTCGTATATAGCATGCTTAGGGTCGGCAAGATTGTGCCGCCGAAAAAGCAAATTCTTAAAGACATTTCTCTTAGCTTCTTTCCCGGTGCAAAAATCGGTGTTTTAGGCCTCAACGGCTCGGGTAAATCTACCCTGCTACGCATCATGGCTGGTATCGATACCGACATAGAGGGTGAAGCTCGCCCGATGCAAGACCTTAAAATTGGTTATCTGCCCCAGGAGCCTAAACTCGATGAGTCACAAACTGTGCGTGAAGCCATCGAGGAAGCGGTTTCTGAAGCTAAAAATGCCCTGACCAGGCTCGATGAAGTCTATGCCCTGTACGCCGAGCCCGATGCTGATTTCGATGCCTTGGCCAAAGAGCAAGGTCAACTGGAAGCCATCATTGAATCTCAAGATGCCCACAATCTGGAGAACATCTTAGAGCGCGCCGCTAACGCCTTGCGCTTGCCAGACTGGGATCAAAAAATTGCCGTGCTATCCGGTGGTGAACGTCGCCGTGTAGCCATCTGTCGCCTGCTGCTGGAAAAACCAGACATGCTGCTACTCGATGAGCCAACCAACCACCTGGACGCCGAATCTGTCGCCTGGCTGGAACGTTTCCTCAAAGACTACACAGGCACAGTGGTCGCTATCACCCACGATAGATACTTCCTCGATAACGCCGCAGGTTGGATTTTAGAGCTAGATCGTGGTGAAGGTATTCCATGGGAAGGTAACTACTCCTCTTGGCTTGAGCAAAAAGATGCCCGCCTAAAGCTAGAATCCGCCACCCAGAGTGCGCGTCAGAAGACCATAGCCAAGGAACTCGAATGGGTACGCCAAGGTGCTAAGGGCCGTCAGTCCAAAGGCAAGGCGCGTATGGCCCGCTTCGAAGAGCTTAACACCAGCGATTACCAGAAACGTAACGAGACCAATGAGCTGTTCATTCCACCTGGACCACGTCTGGGCGACAAGGTCATCGAAGTTAACAACCTGACTAAGTCCTATGGCGATCGTGTACTCATCGATAACCTGAGTTTCTCTGTGCCTAAGGGCGCTATCGTCGGTATTATCGGTGCTAACGGCGCGGGTAAATCTACACTATTTAAGATGATCACAGGCGAAGAGCAGCCAGACAGTGGCACAGTGGAAATTGGTGAGAGTGTACAACTTGCCTCGGTAGACCAGTTCCGTGACTCCATGGATGATAAGAAAACCGTCTGGCAGGAGATCTCCGGCGGCCAAGATATCATGCGTATCAACAACACTGAGGTTCCGAGCCGCGCCTATGTGGGCCGCTTCAACTTCCGTGGTGGCGATCAGCAGAAGATCATCGGCACCCTATCTGGCGGTGAACGTAACCGGGTACATTTGGCGAAACTTATCCAGTCTGGCGGTAACGTCTTGTTACTCGATGAGCCCACCAACGATCTCGATGTCGAGACCCTACGCGCACTGGAAGAAGCGATACTCGAGTTCCCGGGTTGCGCCATGGTCATCTCTCACGATCGCTGGTTCCTCGATCGCGTCGCCACCCATATCTTAGATTACCGCGACGAAGGTCAGGTTAACTTCTACGAAGGTAACTACACCGAATACACCACTTGGTTGAAAGAAACGATGGGCACAGATGCTATCGAACCTCATCGCCTCAAGTA